CGATGCGGCGGACCCGGGAGGGCGGACGGTTCGTGACGCGACACGGAGCCGGGGTCTCCCGCTTCACCCACGCCTCCCACGGGATCCTCTCGGAGCTCGCGGTCTTCGTGGATGCGAAGGACCCGGTGAAGCTCTCGATCCTGACCCTCACCAACCGTTCCGAGCGACGACGGCGACTGAGCGTGTTCGCCTACAACGAATGGCGCCTGGGGCCGCCGCAGAGCGGGGAACGGCTGCACGTGAGGACGGAGCGCGACAAGGAAACGGGCGCCATCCTGGCGACCAACCCCTTCAACCAGGAATTCGCGGGCCGGGTCGCCTTCGCCCATGCCAGCGAGGCGGCGACCTGGGCCACCGGGGACCGGTTGGCGTTCCTGGGGCGCAACGGCTCCCTGGCCAGGCCGGCCGCCCTGCATCACCACGCCCGGGTGGGTCAGTTCGGGGCGGGGCTCGACCCCTGCGCGGCCTTGAAAGTCAGGGTGAGTCTCGCTCCCCGAGAGCGTCGGAGCATCGTCTTCGTCCTCGGGCAGGGAACGGACCGCGCGCACGCGCGCGATCTGGCGCGACGCCATGGCAGCGTCGCCGCCGCGGACGTCGCCCTCGAGGCGGTGCGGCAGTCCTGGACCGGCATCATGGAGACCGTCCAGGTGCGCACGCCGGACGACTCCTTCGATCTGCTGATGAACCGCTGGCTGCTGTACCAGGACCTGAGCTGCCGCCTGTGGGCGCGGTCCGGCTTCTATCAGCCGGGAGGCGCCTTCGGCTTCCGCGACCAGCTGCAGGATGCCATGGCCCTGTCCCTGGCGCGGCCCGACCTGTTCCGCGCGCACATCGTCCGGGCCGCGAGCCGCCAGTTCCTCGAAGGGGACGTGCAGCACTGGTGGCACGAGCCCTCCGGCCGCGGCGTGCGCACCCGCTGCTCGGACGACCTGCTCTGGTTGCCGTACGCGGTGACGCACTACGTGGACACGACCGGAGATCGGGGCATCCTCGACGAGCCCGCCCCGTTCCTCGAGGCTCCCCTCCTCGCTGCGGGCGAGACGGAGACCTACGGAGAGCCACGGGTGTCCGCCGCGTCGGCCTCGATCTTCGAGCACTGTGTGCGCGCCATCGACCGCGGCCTCACGGCGGGGGCCCACAACCTCCCGTTGATGGGCAGCGGCGACTGGAACGACGGCATGAACCGGGTCGGGCTCCAGGGTCGCGGCGAAAGCGTCTGGCTCGGGTGGTTCCTGTACACGGTGCTCCAGCGGTTCGTCCCCCTGTGCGAGAACCGGGACGCGGTGCGCGCGGCGCGGTACGCGAGCGAGGCCGGCCGGCTGGCGGCCGTGCTGGAGCAGTCCTGGGACGGGGAGTGGTACCGGAGGGGCTACTACGACGACGGGACGCCCTTGGGCTCAGCCCAGAACGACGAGTGCAGGATCGACTCGATCGCCCAGTCCTGGGCCGTGCTGTCCGGGGCCGCGCCCGCGAGGCACGCCGAGCGGGCCATGGACGCCGTGCGCACCCACCTGGTGCAGCGTGGAGCCCGCCTGGTGCTGGCGCTCACGCCCCCCTTCGACCGGTCGGCGCAGGACCCCGGGTACATCAAGGGATACCCGCCCGGCGTGAGGGAGAACGGGGGCCAGTATACGCACGCGGCGGTGTGGACGGTCATGGCGGTGGCACGGCTGGGCAACGGCGACGAGGCGGTGGAGCTGTTCCACCTGCTGAATCCGATCAACCACACGCGGAGCGCCGCCGACGTCGAGCGGTACCGGGCCGAGCCGTACGTCACCGCTGGAGACGTCTACGCCCACCCGGCCCACATCGGGCGTGGCGGCTGGACCTGGTACACGGGCTCCGCGGGCTGGATGTACCGTGCGGGCCTGGAGAGCATCCTCGGCCTCAAGCGCCACGGCACGAGCTTCGAGCTGGATCCCTGCATTCCGACGGCGTGGCCCGGATACTCCATCGTCTGGCGATTCGGCCGCACCACCTATGAGATCTCCGTCACCAACCCCGAGCACCGCTGCCGCGGGATCGCGGCGGCGGAGCTGGACGGCCACCCCGTGGATGCGGCGGCCGTGCCGTTGGTGGACGACGGTGCCACGCACCAGGTGCGCGTGGTGGTGGGGGTCGAGGAGCAGGGCAAGCCGAGCGCGGCCGCGCGGGGCACGGCGCCGCGGGTCTGACGCGCCTAGGCGCCCGTCTGGCGCGGCGCCTTCGCCTTCGCCTGAGTCGTCTTGGGGTCCGCCGGCTTGTCCCGTCGCGCCCAGTGGCGCTGCTGATCGTTCATCTGGCGGCGGGCCAGGTGGTTGGCGTAGTAGGCCACGATCCGGGCCTGGATGGACTCGCGCGTATCGTGCGAGAGCGCGTGAAAGGGCGCGTACCGGTTCCCGTCGTGCGTCACCGTGAACCACCACCACATCTCGCTCTGTTCGCCCTGCCGCCACTCCGGCTGGCAGGTGTACGTCCGGTTGTCGTGCACGAACGAGAAGCCTCCGATCATCGGTCACCCCTCCCGGGAGATCCATAATCTACATCGGCGGCGCCGGCAGTTGCAGCGCCCCGGCACGCACGGTGCCGGGGCGCACCGCTTGCGTCGGCGGGTGGGGGCCAGCTAGTCGTTAACGGCCACCCGACCAGCTGCGTGCAGCAAGGAGTGAATCGTGCGGTTCGCTGCCCGATTCCGGCCGACCATGACGGCCGGGGACGATGGAGCGATGGACGCTGCCGGAACGCCTGCGGCCGAGGCCCCGCAGGCGCGCCGATCCCCCCTGGCGTCGGTTGCCGTGAGGGTCCTGCTGCACGCCGCGTTCCTGGTGATCTCGGTCGGCTGCCTGATCGCGTACGAGCATTTCAGGGCCGGAGGGCATTCGACCGCGTCCGTGGTGAGCTTGGTGACGGGTGCCGTGCTCGGCTTCGCGCCCGTGCGCGACGTGGTGCGGATCGTGTTCAAGGTCGAGGGCAAGACGTTGCACCTGGTGCACGGCCTGGGTGGCCTGGCGCTCCTCGGGCTGCCGGTCGCCGGCGTCGTCGGCGGCCCGCCGGTGCTGAGCCACGCCGCGATGGCGCCGTTCGCGATCATGGGCGCCGCGCAGGCGGTCATGCACCAGGGCCATCCGCGCAACGCGAAACAGGCCGCGGCGCTGCAGCGCTTCGCCACGAGCCTTCCGGAGGTCGCGCAGTTCACGAGCTCGAAGAACCTCGCCTCGCCCGAGAACGCGCGGCGCGCCGTCGCGGTCCTCACCGATATCGTCGCCAAGGCGCAGGCGCTGGGCGAGACCGAGCTCGAGTCCGATCCCGGCTTCCAGAGCGCGTTGCGCCGGGTGTCGACGCGCTTCGGGGCGGGCCTGGGCCTGGACGCCGTCGACCTGGTGCTCGCCAAGCTGGCGGCGCTGCCCGGCACGGCGGCGGCGGTCCCCGGCCTGCGCCAGCAACTCACGGCGGCGCGCAGGGCGCTCGCGGGCACCGGGAGTCGCTAGAGGAACGCGTGCGCTCCGTCACTGGCGGCGTCGCCCACCGCTTCGCGCCGTAGAGGATCTCAGCAAGGGAGTCCGGCCGCGACGCCCGAGGCGGCCGCGGTCCCGGTGCGGAGTCGCATTCCGACCACAGGGTGTGTCGGCGGCGCTACGGAATGGTCATCCCCGGATCGCGCCATCGGAATTCGCAGAGTTGGTACGTGCAGGCGCGACCACGGTTTCCGGAACCCGGCGGCCGCTAGGCGGCTCGGGGGGTTCGAGGAACGGCCTGTGCATCAGTATGATTGGTCCCCGGAACGGGAGGCGTGCGGTGCCCGAGTGGTGGGGTTTGCGAGTGCAGGGCGCGCTGGTGCGCGTCATTCGCTGGCGCGAGCCGTTGGCTCCGACGCTGGCCGATTTCGGCACCGTCGTGCCGAGCGGCATCGAGTACCAGATCGCCCCGCTGCACACCGCGGCACCCGAGTGAGCGGAGTGCCGCGGTACCGAGATTGACCCTCGCCGTCTTTTCCCGCATGGTTGACTAGGCCTCACCCTCGACAGCCGCTGTCTCGAGTCGTTCACCTGATCCTTGTCCGCTTCACGACGCGAGGAGGGCGCCATGCGCATCGGGATCATCGGAGCCGGCATGATCGGGTCGACGCTGGCGAAGCTGTGGGTCGACGCCGGGCACGAGGTCCGCGTGGCGTCGCGCCATCCCGAGGACCTGACCGCCATCGTGGAGCCGCTCGGCGAGCGCGCATCGTCCGGGACACCGTTGGAGGCGGCGGAGTTCGGCGAGCTGGTGATGTTGACGGTGCCGCTCAAGGCCGTCCCCGACCTCGCGCGCGACCTCGCGTCGCGCCTGGCCGGCAAGATCGTGCTGGATACGGGGAACGCCTACGAGCGGCGCGACGGCGACGCGGCACGCGAGGCCTCGCGCCATCCGCGGGGCTCGGCCGGCTGGGCGGCCGCGATGTTCCCCGGCAGCCCGTGGGTCAAGGCGTTCAATACGGTCTATTTCAAGACGCTGCTGAGCGAAGCCCATCGGGACGGAGACCGCCTCGGCATTCCGCTGGCCGGCGACGATCCCGAGGCCCTGGAGACGGCGGCCGCGCTGGTGCGCGACGCCGGATTCGATCCCGTGATCGTCGGCCCGCTCGTGCGCGGACGGGACTTCGAGCCGGGCTCTCCCGTCTACAATACCGGCATGAGCGGCCGCGAGCTGCGGGCCGTGCTCGGTGAGTCCCGATGAGCCGCCCGGTCGGCGGGGCCGGGCATCGGGGAGCGGCCGGAGGTCAGGCGGGGTCGAGCCTCGCCCAGAACGCCCATCCGCCGGTGACCTCGAGCACGGCGAAGACGATCTCGTTCGGGCCGCGCCTGAGCGGCAGATACACGGCGTCTCCCACGGTGGCCATGATGCCGAGACCGCCCCGCAGGCCTCCCGGGTTCATCGCGAAGACGAGCGGCCGGCCGTTCGCGTAGACGACGACCCCGTTGTTGTAGCCGTACTGCAGGCGCCGGATCCCGTCGCGGTCCGCGACGATCGTCGTCCGCGCGAACACCAGCTTCGCGCCGGCGATCCTGCCCGTCATCACGCTGTCGGCGAGAATCGCTCCGGTGCTGTCCGTCGGCAGTCCGGCGGCCGGCGATTCCCGATAGCGGTTGATCAGCACGAATCCCTGCGGCTCGGGCTCGACGCGCTGCCAGGTGAGCCGCGCGAGGTCGGGGAGCGCGGTCGGCCTCCACCCGGCGGCGTCGACCACCTCCGACAGCTCCCACCGCTCGATCGTGCCTGGCGGGAGGCTCGGCCGGGCAGCGGCGGCCGACGGTGCGGTTCCGGCGGCATAGCGGATGTTGGAGAAGTACGCGCCGCGCCCGAAGGCCCCCGCCCACACGCCGAGGCCGTTGCCGCCGGATGCCGCCAGCCGCGGGACCACCAGCGTGGGCGCCGTCGCGGTGTCCACGTACACGCGCGCGACGGGGCCGTCGAGCTCGATCCTGAGGTGCACCCAGCGCTCGCGCGGAATCACGGCGACGGCATTGGCTCCCTCGCCGTGATATACCTGCCAGGCCGTCCCCACGCCGTTGAAGGCCGGCCCGTACTGCACCGCCTCCTGGGAGCCGCTCGCGCCCGGGCGCACGAAGACGACGTTGGAGAACCGCGGCGCGGCGGCGCGGAACGCCGCCCCCAGGAAGGTCGTGGACGGCGTGGCGGCCATGTCGAGCTCGATCGTGCCGTTGTCGAGCGAGGCGTTTCGGGCCAGTGCCACGCCGCGGTTCACGTACAGGCTCGGGCGGCCCAGGTAGGGCTCGAACCGGATGCTGTCGGTCGCGATCCAGGCGTCGGCGGACAGCGGCACGGTGACGGTCTGGGCCCCCGCTGCGGCGGGGATGAGGCAGGCCAGGGAAAACGGCAACGCGAGGCGTATCGCACGGCCTGATGCGGGCATCATCGCGGCGCTCCGTGGTATCGTGAGGTGGTCGGCAAACTACGACGGCGCCGGTGGGCGAGTTTCAGCGGGGCGGGGCCCGTCCCCGGGGCCCGCAGTTGCCGGAACGGGGCTTTGCGCTTACAAAGACTGGGTTGGGTGGGGTGCGCAGCGGGCCCAGAGGAGCGGGAAGGACGACCGGAGCCAATGGCCGACGACGCGGCACCGAGAGAACGCGGCGCATCCGCCGGAAAGCGAGCCTCGACCGAGGGGCGGGGTGCGGCCGAGGCGGTCAACGCGCCCCCGATCACCGACGACGACCTGTACCTGTTCAACGAGGGCAGCCACTACCACCTCTACCACAAGCTCGGCTGCCATCTCACCACGCTGAACGGGATCGCCGGCGCGACGTTCGCCGTGTGGGCCCCCAACGCCAACTACGTGTCCGTCATCGGCGACTTCAACGGCTGGAACCGGGCCACCAACAAGCTCGCGCCGCGCGGCCCCTCGGGCATCTGGGAGGGCTTCGTCGGCGGCGTCAGGAAGGGGCACACCTACAAGTTCCACATTGGCTCGCGCCAGCGCGGCTTCCGCGTGGACAAGGCCGACCCCTTCGGCATCCACCACGAGACGCCGCCCAGGACCGGCTCCAAGGTGTGGGACCTGGACTACGACTGGGGCGACGCGGCGTGGATGGCCGGCCGCGGCGCGCGCAACGCGCTGGCGAGTCCCATCTCGATCTACGAGGTGCACCTCGGCTCGTGGATGCGGGTGCCGGAGGACGGTTACCGCTCGCTCTCCTACCGCGAGCTGGCCGAGAAGCTGGTGCCCTACGTCGCGGACCTGGGCTTCACCCACGTCGAATTCCTGCCGGTGATGGAGCATCCGTTCTACGGATCGTGGGGCTACCAGACCACCGGCTACTTCGCCCCCACGAGCCGCTACGGCACGCCGCAGGACTTCATGTACCTCGTGGACCGCCTCCACCAGGCTGGGATCGGCGTGATCCTCGACTGGGTGCCGTCCCACTTCCCCACGGACGAGCACGCGCTGGCGTACTTCGACGGCACGCACCTGTTCGAGCACGCGGACATGCGCCAGGGTTTCCACCCCGACTGGAACAGCTACATCTTCAACTACGGCCGGCACGAGGTGCGCTCGTTCCTGCTGTCGTCGGCATTCCTGTGGCTCGACGTGTACCACGCCGACGGGCTCCGGGTGGACGCCGTGGCGTCCATGCTCTACCTCGACTACTCCCGCAAGCCGGGCGAGTGGATCCCCAACCGGTTCGGCGGGCACGAGAACCTGGAGGCCGTGGACTTCATCCGGCGCTTCAACGCCGCCGTCTACGAGCGCCACCCCGACACGCAGACCATCGCCGAGGAGTCCACCGCGTGGCCGATGGTCTCGCGGCCCACCTACGTCGGCGGGCTGGGCTTCGGCCTCAAGTGGGACATGGGCTGGATGCACGACACGCTGCGGTACCTGTCCAAGGACCCCGTGCACCGCCGCTTCCACCACAACGACCTGACCTTCCGCGGGCTGTACGCCTTCACGGAGAACTACTGCCTGCCGCTCTCCCACGACGAGGTGGTGCACGGCAAGGGCTCGCTGCTGGCCAGGATGCCCGGCGACGGGTGGCAGCAGTTCGCCAATCTGCGCGCGCTGCTGGGGTACATGTACAGCCAGCCCGGCAAGAAGCTGCTGTTCATGGGCGGCGAGATCGCCCAGGGCGGGGAGTGGAGCCACGAGTCGAGCGTGGAGTGGCACCTGCTGGAGCGCGCGCCGCACCAGGGCGTGCAGCGGCTCGCGAGGGACCTGAACCGGCTGCTCCGGGCGGAGCCCGCGCTCCACGAGCTGGACAGCGACCCGGCCGGGATGGAGTGGATCGACGCCAACGACTCCGACAACTCGGTCCTGACCTACCTGCGCATGAGCCGCGGCGCGAAGGACGTGATCGTGGTGGCCTGCAACTTCACCCCTGTCCCCCGCCCCGGCTACCGCGTCGGCGTGCCGCGCGCCGGCTACTGGCGCGAGGTGCTCAACACCGACGCGTGGGAGTACGGCGGCAGCGGCCAGGGCAACCTCGGCGGCCGCAGCACGGACCCGATCCCCTTCCACGGCCGCGCCCAGTCACTCGACCTCGTCCTGCCGCCGCTGGCGGTGGTGGCCCTCAGGCACGAAGCGGGCTGAGGCCCGCGCCCCGCTCGGGTCTCCCGAAGCCCACGCCGGCCCTCGAGCGCCGGGCGCCTCGAGGGCGCCGGCGTCAGCGGCTGCCCGACCCGCCCGGCGCGGGCGCCGCCGGGTCGTGGCACAGGCGGCAGGTGGAGACGTCGAACGCCTGGTGCGAGGCGGGTGGCGAGGGGGCGGCGGGGGCGCCGGCGCCCGAGGGCGCGGCCACCGAGGTCGTGGCGCCGGCCGCCGGCTGGACGTGGCAGCTGCGGCAGTTCGTGTGCGCCGCGTCCACCGCGTGCTTGATCGCGGGCGGCGTCGCGGTGCTCGGCTTGTGGCACATCCCGCACGCGCCGTTGGCGAAATGGTGCGAGGCCGGCACGCTGGTGATGTGGGCGTTGGCCCCGGCACCGTGGCAGCTCAGGCAGTCCTGCTTGCCGGCCGCCGGATGCAGCATCTGCGGCGGCGTATGCAACACCTGCTGCGCGAAGCCCGGCGCCGCGCCGCCGAGCACCGTGACGACGCCGAACGCGATCAACCCGCGCACCGAACTCATGGCACCCCTCCGGAGAATCCCCCGAACGCCGCCCCGCCGGCGGCTGCGCTGCACAATGCGACCCGTGGTGCGGCGGTCCGCCTAGGGCCTGAGCCCGACCGTGCGGGCGCGGGCCTCCTCGTAGGTGGCCTCGGCGGGTGGCGCCGGCGGCAGGTACGTGTACTGCGCGCGCACCGCCTGGGTGCTCCCGAGGAGCAGCGCCTCGGCGTAGATGGGATTGTGCACGCCGAAGGACCCGTCGCCCCGCTGAATCAGGTCGCAGTTGAACCAGGCGCCCTCGCCGACCGTGATGGTGTTCGCCCCGGCTCCCGTGGTCGAGAAATCGCCCGGCGTCGTCGCCATCACGATCGCCAGCAGCCCCGAGTCGGTCGGGAACGGGTCGAGCACGCCGTTGTGGTTGGCATCGATCCACAGCACGTTGATCTCACCCTGCAGCCGTCCGATCAGCACCTGCCGGTCGGCCAGGGCCTGCGCCCCGGTGGCGTGGCAGCCGCCCGTCGCGCACGCGTTGAAGCGGCGCTGGGTGTCGGCGCAGCTGTCGCTGAAGACCGGCGCGCCGGTGGAGTCGGTGCACGGGATCGCGCGGAACAGGTGGCCGACCGAGTGCAGGACGAACGAGCCTGTCGCCTTGTCGGTGACGTCGTAGAACTCCATGTGGCACGTCACGCAGAGGTTGGGGTTCGCCTCGGTCCCGTGCGTGGACGCCTGCTCGGCGGACGCGTACTGGAAGTTCGGCGGAATCCAGCCGGCCTCACCGAGCAGCATCGGCCCCTGGGGCGAGTGGGCGCCGCGGGAGCTGGTCGGATCGGGGTTGGCGCGGCGGTAGTGGCACTGCATGCACAGGTTCGTCGTCAGGTCCGGCGTGCTGATCGGGTAGCGGAGCTGGTGCGGATTGCTGCTGCCGTGGGGGTCGTGGCAGACCGCGCAGACGATCGGCTCCCAGGTCGTGCTGTTGAGCTCGATGTAGTTGACCTTGGTGTCGAACCGCGCCAGCGCGCCCTGGCCCGAATGGCAGCCGGCGCACGCCGCGTTGCCGTTGGCGGCGGGCTCCACGGATCCGTGGAGCGATTGCCGCCACTGGTCCACGAACGGCTCGTGCGTCCCGGTGTGGCAGGTGCCGCAGCCGTTGGCCGACGCCGTGTCCGCATGGATCGAGGCCTGGGGCTGCGTCTCGTCCGGCGCGGAGATGTGGGCGGCGCCGGGCCCGTGGCACGACTCGCACTGGACGTCCTCGTAGTACTGCTTCGCCGTGCCCGAGACGGCGAAGTAGCCCGCCGTGTCCGCACCGAGGTTGGTCGCGCCGTTGGTCGTGTGGCACACGTCGCACGATGCCGTCGCGTGGCCGCTGGCCTGCAGGTCGGTCCAGGCGCTCGCGTGCTTCGTCGCCTGCCAGTCCCGCTGCCGGTCGATGTGGCAGTTGCCGCAGGTCGTCATCTTCGTGGCCGGGTCGCTGTAGCCCACGAAGGCGGCGTCCTTCGGCGTGCCCGTGACCGCCGAGGTGTTGTCCTTCACGCAGCCGGCCGCGGCGAGCGCGACCAGAACGGTGGCGGTGAGCACCAAGGGTTTGGCTGACGACGCACGTCGCACACCGGTCTCCCGTCGTGGATCTGGCCTAATATGTGACTACATCTATCGGAATGCCACTTCCCATGAGCGGGGAAGCACGCGTGTTCCGCTCGAGGCTCGCCCGGCGACCTCGGCGGGCCGAGGGGCGCTGCGACGCCCGCGCCCCGGCGGGCATCCCCGCCTCATGGTGCCTCGAGCCGCCCGCGACCGCGTGTCCGGCGGTGTCGGACTCGGGCCGCGGGGCCGGCGGACCCGAGGAGCCTGCCCCGAAACTCCCACGACGAGGAGGTAAACATGAGGTCAACCCTACCCGCGCGCGTGGCGATCGCGGGGGCGGCGATCGCGTTCGCCGCGGCGAGTCGATCGGCAGGCGCCCAGGCGAGCGCCGGCCCGTCGCCGCGCCACCCGCCGGTGTGCGCCGGCGGGGTGCGGACGTACGCCAGCATCTCCGAAGTGCCGACGCCGTTCGACAGCCTCACGCTGCCTCCGGCTCCTCCGCTGCGCGTGACGAGTCCCTCCGAGGCGGCGGCCGCGGAGGATGCCATGCACGGCCTGGCGGGCTCGGTGGGCGCAACCGGACTGGTCGTCACGGACGAGACCGAGACCGACGGCGGGGTGATGCGGGTGCGGCGGCGCGTGCTGGCGGTCTTCGTCCCGTCGGACAGCGCCCGCGCGCAGCAGGCGTGCAAGCGGTGAGGTGAGGCGGCCGGCGGCGGGCGGACACGCGCCCGCCGGCTCATTCGAACGGCTGCGCCAGCGGTGCAGCCGGCGGTCGCGGGCGCGCCGCGAGCGGCGGGCCCCGCCGCCCCGGGGGGCGGACGCCGCCCCCTCGAGCCTGGCGCTCGGGGAGCGGCCTGCGATCGCTGACGAGGAAGAACGGGAATGCGGCGGCGGCTTCCTGCCGCTCAGAGCTTCTCGATGGGCGCCCCCACCAGGTTCCCCCACTCGGTCCACGATCCGTCGTAGTTGCGGACCTTCCGGAAGCCCAGCAGGTAGGTGAGCACGAACCAGGTGTGCGAGGAGCGCTCGCCGATCCGGCA
This genomic interval from Gemmatimonadales bacterium contains the following:
- a CDS encoding NADPH-dependent F420 reductase, with translation MRIGIIGAGMIGSTLAKLWVDAGHEVRVASRHPEDLTAIVEPLGERASSGTPLEAAEFGELVMLTVPLKAVPDLARDLASRLAGKIVLDTGNAYERRDGDAAREASRHPRGSAGWAAAMFPGSPWVKAFNTVYFKTLLSEAHRDGDRLGIPLAGDDPEALETAAALVRDAGFDPVIVGPLVRGRDFEPGSPVYNTGMSGRELRAVLGESR
- the glgB gene encoding 1,4-alpha-glucan branching protein GlgB produces the protein MADDAAPRERGASAGKRASTEGRGAAEAVNAPPITDDDLYLFNEGSHYHLYHKLGCHLTTLNGIAGATFAVWAPNANYVSVIGDFNGWNRATNKLAPRGPSGIWEGFVGGVRKGHTYKFHIGSRQRGFRVDKADPFGIHHETPPRTGSKVWDLDYDWGDAAWMAGRGARNALASPISIYEVHLGSWMRVPEDGYRSLSYRELAEKLVPYVADLGFTHVEFLPVMEHPFYGSWGYQTTGYFAPTSRYGTPQDFMYLVDRLHQAGIGVILDWVPSHFPTDEHALAYFDGTHLFEHADMRQGFHPDWNSYIFNYGRHEVRSFLLSSAFLWLDVYHADGLRVDAVASMLYLDYSRKPGEWIPNRFGGHENLEAVDFIRRFNAAVYERHPDTQTIAEESTAWPMVSRPTYVGGLGFGLKWDMGWMHDTLRYLSKDPVHRRFHHNDLTFRGLYAFTENYCLPLSHDEVVHGKGSLLARMPGDGWQQFANLRALLGYMYSQPGKKLLFMGGEIAQGGEWSHESSVEWHLLERAPHQGVQRLARDLNRLLRAEPALHELDSDPAGMEWIDANDSDNSVLTYLRMSRGAKDVIVVACNFTPVPRPGYRVGVPRAGYWREVLNTDAWEYGGSGQGNLGGRSTDPIPFHGRAQSLDLVLPPLAVVALRHEAG
- a CDS encoding multiheme c-type cytochrome, whose protein sequence is MLTATVLVALAAAGCVKDNTSAVTGTPKDAAFVGYSDPATKMTTCGNCHIDRQRDWQATKHASAWTDLQASGHATASCDVCHTTNGATNLGADTAGYFAVSGTAKQYYEDVQCESCHGPGAAHISAPDETQPQASIHADTASANGCGTCHTGTHEPFVDQWRQSLHGSVEPAANGNAACAGCHSGQGALARFDTKVNYIELNSTTWEPIVCAVCHDPHGSSNPHQLRYPISTPDLTTNLCMQCHYRRANPDPTSSRGAHSPQGPMLLGEAGWIPPNFQYASAEQASTHGTEANPNLCVTCHMEFYDVTDKATGSFVLHSVGHLFRAIPCTDSTGAPVFSDSCADTQRRFNACATGGCHATGAQALADRQVLIGRLQGEINVLWIDANHNGVLDPFPTDSGLLAIVMATTPGDFSTTGAGANTITVGEGAWFNCDLIQRGDGSFGVHNPIYAEALLLGSTQAVRAQYTYLPPAPPAEATYEEARARTVGLRP